From Eleftheria terrae, the proteins below share one genomic window:
- a CDS encoding LysR family transcriptional regulator has translation MNFRTLDLNLLRVFDQVMAEQNLTRAAERLAMTQPAVSNALRRLREALGDDLLVRTAFGVKPTPRAEALWPEVRAALARLQDALDPPAFDPGASEATFRLAMADATAATLLPSLVARIEQTQALTNLRVLPLTTRDPRALLDKGEVDFAIGYFPDAVAALTSQGNAASLHHQRLWDGQYVCVMRKGHPLAEQELTLDHFCAAHHLLVSFSGRAHGFVDQALASLKRTRRIVLTVNQFFTAGRVVIHSDLLTVLPRDFLPATGFERELTVKPLPLALQGVHVEVLWHQRHDRDPAHRWMREQILAVGAQRGAREVPAAVPGEAS, from the coding sequence ATGAACTTCCGGACGCTGGACCTGAACCTCTTGCGTGTCTTCGACCAGGTGATGGCGGAGCAGAACCTGACCCGGGCGGCCGAGCGGCTCGCGATGACGCAGCCCGCGGTGAGCAATGCCTTGCGGCGCCTGCGCGAGGCACTGGGAGACGACCTGCTGGTGCGCACTGCGTTTGGCGTCAAACCCACGCCCCGGGCCGAGGCGCTGTGGCCCGAGGTTCGGGCGGCACTCGCGCGCTTGCAGGACGCACTCGATCCGCCGGCGTTCGACCCGGGCGCCTCGGAGGCGACCTTCCGGCTGGCGATGGCGGACGCCACGGCAGCCACCTTGCTGCCCTCGCTGGTCGCCCGCATCGAGCAGACGCAGGCGCTCACCAACCTGCGGGTGCTGCCCCTGACCACCCGTGACCCACGGGCACTGCTCGACAAGGGGGAGGTGGACTTCGCGATCGGCTACTTCCCCGACGCGGTGGCGGCACTCACATCGCAAGGCAACGCGGCCTCGCTGCACCACCAGCGGCTGTGGGACGGGCAATACGTGTGCGTCATGCGCAAGGGCCATCCGCTGGCGGAGCAGGAGCTGACGCTCGACCACTTCTGCGCGGCCCACCACCTGTTGGTGAGCTTCTCAGGGCGAGCGCACGGCTTTGTCGACCAGGCACTGGCCAGCCTCAAGCGCACCCGGCGCATCGTGCTGACGGTGAACCAGTTCTTCACCGCCGGCCGGGTGGTGATCCATTCCGACCTGCTGACGGTGCTGCCACGCGACTTCCTGCCGGCCACCGGCTTCGAGCGCGAGCTGACCGTCAAGCCGCTGCCGCTCGCGCTCCAGGGCGTGCATGTGGAAGTACTGTGGCACCAGCGGCATGACCGCGACCCGGCACACCGCTGGATGCGCGAGCAGATCCTGGCCGTGGGCGCGCAGCGCGGTGCGCGGGAAGTGCCGGCGGCCGTGCCGGGCGAGGCCAGCTGA
- a CDS encoding D-amino acid dehydrogenase yields MRVIVLGAGIIGVSTAWYLKQAGHDVVVVDRQADAALETSFANGAQISVCFCEPWASADAPLKVLKWLARDDSPLLFRPKLDPQQWRWGLSFLLQCSDSAFERNVRQLVALGRYSHEALKALVAETGIEYQRLERGILHFFSSQKDFEAGAAGAELMRSYGVDRKVLSREEVLRIEPALGSFQRNIFGGTYTPSDESGDARVFTQALARRCEALGVQFLYEHDILALDAEGGRVSRVRLRDRRTGQPVVLQADSFVAALGSYTAPLLRPLGVPLNIYPAKGYSATLRLKHPERASMVSLLDDSRKIAISRLGDHIRIAGTAELAGFDTRLDTPTARVRCEALVRRYEELFPGVADASEPNYWTGLRPSTPTNIPYIGRTRLPNLWVNAGHGTLGWTHGAGSGRALAELMNGRRPALDFGFLDAGGTASPTRRDARVAA; encoded by the coding sequence ATGCGGGTCATCGTTCTGGGCGCCGGCATCATCGGCGTGAGCACAGCCTGGTACCTGAAGCAGGCCGGGCACGACGTGGTGGTGGTCGACCGCCAGGCCGACGCTGCCTTGGAGACCAGCTTCGCCAATGGCGCCCAGATCTCGGTCTGCTTCTGCGAGCCCTGGGCCAGCGCGGATGCACCGCTGAAGGTGCTGAAATGGCTGGCGCGGGACGATTCTCCGCTGCTCTTCCGTCCCAAGCTCGACCCGCAGCAATGGCGCTGGGGCCTGAGCTTCCTGCTGCAATGCAGCGATTCGGCCTTCGAGCGCAATGTGCGCCAGCTGGTGGCCCTCGGGCGCTACAGCCATGAAGCGCTGAAGGCGCTGGTGGCCGAAACCGGCATCGAATACCAGCGGCTGGAGCGCGGCATCCTGCATTTCTTCTCCTCGCAGAAGGACTTCGAGGCCGGTGCGGCCGGTGCCGAGCTGATGCGCAGCTACGGCGTCGACCGCAAGGTGCTGTCGCGCGAAGAGGTGCTCAGGATCGAGCCGGCGCTCGGCAGCTTCCAGCGCAACATCTTTGGTGGCACCTACACGCCGAGCGATGAATCCGGCGACGCTCGCGTCTTCACGCAGGCGCTGGCGCGCCGTTGCGAGGCGCTCGGCGTGCAGTTCCTCTACGAGCACGACATCCTGGCGCTGGACGCCGAGGGCGGGCGCGTCAGCCGCGTGCGGCTGCGCGACCGGCGCACCGGCCAACCGGTGGTGCTGCAGGCGGACAGCTTCGTCGCGGCCCTCGGCTCCTACACCGCGCCGCTGCTGCGGCCGCTGGGCGTGCCGCTCAACATCTACCCGGCCAAAGGCTACTCCGCGACGCTGCGGCTGAAGCACCCGGAGCGCGCCAGCATGGTCAGCCTGCTGGACGATTCGCGCAAGATCGCCATTTCGCGCCTGGGCGACCACATCCGCATCGCCGGCACGGCCGAGCTGGCCGGCTTCGACACCCGGCTCGACACGCCCACCGCCCGCGTTCGCTGCGAGGCACTGGTGCGTCGCTATGAAGAGCTGTTCCCCGGTGTTGCCGACGCCAGCGAGCCGAACTACTGGACCGGCCTGCGACCCAGCACGCCCACCAACATCCCTTACATCGGGCGCACCCGGCTGCCCAATCTCTGGGTCAACGCGGGACACGGCACGCTCGGCTGGACACACGGTGCCGGCTCGGGCCGTGCACTGGCCGAGTTGATGAACGGCCGGCGCCCGGCACTCGACTTCGGCTTCCTGGACGCCGGCGGCACCGCCTCGCCGACCCGCCGCGACGCCCGCGTGGCGGCCTGA